CTCAAGTCCCTCGCCCGAGCCGGCTCCTGTGCGCCGCTCGGGACCGTCCTGCCCGCCGTCACCTGCGCCGCCCAGGCCACCTTCCTCACCGGCACGCTCCCGGACGAGCACGGCATCGTCGGCAACGGCTGGTACTTCCGTGAGCTCGGCGACGTCCTGCTGTGGCGGCAGCACAACGGTCTCGTCGCCGGAGACAGGCTGTGGGACGCCGCCCGCCGGGTCCACCCCGGCTACACGGTCGCCAACATCTGCTGGTGGTACGCCATGGGCGCCGACACCGACATCACCGTCACCCCCCGTCCGATCTACTACTCCGACGGCCGCAAGGAGCCCGACTGCTACACCCGCCCCCCGGCCCTGCACGACGAACTCACCGAGAAACTCGGCACGTTCCCCCTCTTCCACTTCTGGGGGCCCGGCGCGGACCTGGTCTCCAGCCGCTGGATCACCGACGCGACCCGCCACATCCTGCGCACCCGCCGTCCCGACCTGGCCCTCTGCTACCTCCCTCACCTCGACTACGACCTCCAGCGCTTCGGCCCCGACGACCCACGCTCCCTGAAAGCGGCCTCCGACCTCGACACGATCCTGGGCCCGCTCCTCGACGAAGCCTGCGCGGAAGGCCGTACCGTCGTCGCGCTGTCCGAGTACGGCATCACCGCCGTGAACCGGCCCGTCGACATCAACCGCGCCCTGCGCCGCGCCGGCCTCCTCGAGGTGCACACCCAGGACGGCATGGAGTACCTCGACCCGATGGCGTCCCGTGCCTTCGCGGTCGCGGACCACCAGATCGCCCACGTCTACGTGCGCCGCCCCGAGGACCTCAACGCCACCCGGGCCGTGCTCGCCGACCTGCCCGGTGTCGAGCAACTCCTCGACGACGAGGGCAAGAAGGCGCACCACCTCGACCATCCGCGCTCCGGCGAACTCGTCGCCGTGGCGGAGCCGGACGCCTGGTTCACGTACTACTACTGGCTCGACGACGCTCGCGCGCCCGATTTCGCACCGCTCGTCGAGATCCACCGCAAACCCGGCTACGACCCGGTCGAGCTGTTCATGGATCCGCTCGACCCCTATGTGAAGGTGAGGGCGGCCACCGCCCTGGCTCGCAAGAAGCTCGGCATGCGCTATCGCATGGCGGTCGTGCCCCTGGATCCCTCACCTATTCGCGGCAGCCACGGCCGCCTTCCGCAGAGCGACGACGACGGTCCGCTCCTCATCTGCTCCACCCCCCGTGCTGTCGGAGACCGCGTCGCGGCCACCGACGTCAAAGCTCTCCTGCTTCACCTGGCCGGTCTGTCCTGACGGCTCCGACCTGGTCGTTCTGTTCTGTCCTGACTGGTCACAAGTGAAGCACTCACCACTGACAACGCCCTTCGATCCCGAGGAGTTCCAGACATGAGCCGCATCCCCGACATCGACCCCGAACTCACCCATCGCCTCACCAGACGAGGCGTGCTCGGCGTCGCCGCGGGCGCCACCGCCGCCGCCCTCGTGGGCGCCGCCGCGACCCCCGCCACGGCCGTCCCCGTCACGGCGACCCCCGACGGCGAGGCCTCCGCCGCCCGCCGCGGCCGTCCCGTGCTGCCCCCCGGCCGACTCGGCATCCAGCTCTACACCCTGCGCGACAAGGTCTCCACGCTGGGCTTCGCCGCCGTCTTCGCCGAACTGGAGAAGTACGGGTACGACGAGGTCGAGTTCGCCGGCTACACCCAGGGCTCCGCGGGTCCCCTCACCCTCGCCCAGCTCGGGCGGCTGGCCCGCGACCACGGCCTGACCCCGATAGGCAGCCACGTCGGCTACTACTCCAGCGACCCGACCGCCTACACCTTCGCCCAGAACCTCACCAAGGTCCTCGACGACGCCCAGGCCCTCGGCCTCCGGCACATCGGCACCGCCTCCGGCCCGTTCCGCTACGGCGACACCGTCGACGCGTGGAAGCGGGCGGCCGAGGAGTTCAACACGTACGGCGCGGCGGCGCGGGCCCGCGGCATGAAGTTCTACCAGCACAACCACTCCGACGAGTTCGGCTTCGCCAGCGACAACCCCAAGGTCCGCCTCTACGACGTCCTGCTCGCCGAAACCGACCCCGACCTGGTGTTCCTTGAGATGGACATCTTCTGGGCGTACGCCGGCCAGTTCCGCTTCTCGAAGCGGCCCGACGGCAGGCCCGCGCCCTTCGATCCGCTGAACTACGTGCTGAAGCAGCCGCACCGCTACCCGCTCTTCCATGTGAAGGACGGCGTGAGCGATCCGGAGAACCAGTTCGGCTACCGCATGGTCGACGTCGGCGACGGCGACATCGACTACCAGCGCTTCATCTCCGCCGTCACCCGGCTGCGCGGCGAGCGGCTGGCCCACCACTGGCAGGCCGAACACGACGCGCCCACCGAGTCGTTCACGTTCGCCCGCCGATCGAGCGCGTACCTGCACTCGTTGCGCGAGAGGTGCTGAGTCCTGCTGAGACGTTGCTCCGCAGGTGAGGAGGCCCTCCCCGTGCCCACGGGGAGGGCCTCCTCACGCTGCTTCGCCGTCAGCCGGCCGCTCGGGGCAGGGCGACCGAGGGCGCGTCCCTGCCACGCCCCGGCTGTCGCAGCAGCAGTGCGATGCCCGCCGCCGCCATCGAGACGCCGCCCGCCAGTGCGTACGCGCCGTCGTAACCCCAGGCCGAGACCACCACGGAGCCCAGACCGCCGCCGAACAGGCCGCTGATCAGCTTGCCGCTGTAGACGAGCCCGTAGTTGGTGGCGTTGAAGTTCTCGCCGAAGTAGTCCGGGGTGAGGGCCGCGAACAGCGGGTAGAACGCGCCGCCGCCGAAGCCGGAGAGGAAGGCGAAGAACAGGAACAGCCACCCGCTCCTGACGTCGCCGGCCCAGATCACGCCGAACTGCGCGAGCCCCAGGACGACGATGACGAAGACAAGGGTGGACCTGCGCCCCCACCGGTCGGACAGCCACCCCACCACACCCCGGCCGACGCCGTTGACGACCGCCATGACGCCCATCGACGAGGCCGCGACCAGCGGGCCGAAGCCGACCTCCTTGGCGTAGTCGACCTGGAAGGAGATTCCGAAGATCGACACGCCGGCCGTCATCACGATGGAGAGCCACATCAGGGGCAGCCTTCCGGTCCTGACGGCCTCCTTGGGCGTGTACTGCCGGGTCGCCGGAGGGTTCTTCGTCGGGCTCGCCGCGTTCTTGCCGTCACCGGGGCCACCGGAGGCAGCGGCGTCACCGCAGAAGGCCAGCGGGTCGAGGTCGGCGGGCCACCCGTTCTTCGGCGGATCCCTGAAGAAGAACGCGCACCCGAACACACACCCGGCGGATGCTCGCGGCCGGCACGAACGTCGTCGGCGGCGTCAACCCGCGCAAGGCGGGCCGTACCGTCGACTTCGACGTCCCCCAGTGCCTGAACGGCCCGGGAGGTGCCCCCATCGCCATTTCCCCGTCTTCGGTTCGGTGGCCGACGGAATACAGTCGACCGGCGCCGATGTCACGGTCGTCTTCGTGCCGCCGGTCTTCGCCAAGGCGGCCGTCGTCGAAGCCGCCGACGCCGGGATCGGCCTCGCCGTCGTCATGACGGAGGGCATCCCGGTCCACGACTCCGTCGCCTTCACGGCGTACGCGA
This window of the Streptomyces sp. NBC_01275 genome carries:
- a CDS encoding nucleotide pyrophosphatase/phosphodiesterase family protein, with translation MTAPITAPVPESTPASAPAGQPAVPHGPVPLLVLDVVGLTPRLLAHMPRLKSLARAGSCAPLGTVLPAVTCAAQATFLTGTLPDEHGIVGNGWYFRELGDVLLWRQHNGLVAGDRLWDAARRVHPGYTVANICWWYAMGADTDITVTPRPIYYSDGRKEPDCYTRPPALHDELTEKLGTFPLFHFWGPGADLVSSRWITDATRHILRTRRPDLALCYLPHLDYDLQRFGPDDPRSLKAASDLDTILGPLLDEACAEGRTVVALSEYGITAVNRPVDINRALRRAGLLEVHTQDGMEYLDPMASRAFAVADHQIAHVYVRRPEDLNATRAVLADLPGVEQLLDDEGKKAHHLDHPRSGELVAVAEPDAWFTYYYWLDDARAPDFAPLVEIHRKPGYDPVELFMDPLDPYVKVRAATALARKKLGMRYRMAVVPLDPSPIRGSHGRLPQSDDDGPLLICSTPRAVGDRVAATDVKALLLHLAGLS
- a CDS encoding sugar phosphate isomerase/epimerase, with the protein product MSRIPDIDPELTHRLTRRGVLGVAAGATAAALVGAAATPATAVPVTATPDGEASAARRGRPVLPPGRLGIQLYTLRDKVSTLGFAAVFAELEKYGYDEVEFAGYTQGSAGPLTLAQLGRLARDHGLTPIGSHVGYYSSDPTAYTFAQNLTKVLDDAQALGLRHIGTASGPFRYGDTVDAWKRAAEEFNTYGAAARARGMKFYQHNHSDEFGFASDNPKVRLYDVLLAETDPDLVFLEMDIFWAYAGQFRFSKRPDGRPAPFDPLNYVLKQPHRYPLFHVKDGVSDPENQFGYRMVDVGDGDIDYQRFISAVTRLRGERLAHHWQAEHDAPTESFTFARRSSAYLHSLRERC